Proteins from one Nitrobacteraceae bacterium AZCC 2146 genomic window:
- a CDS encoding DNA helicase HerA-like ATPase (product_source=COG0433; cath_funfam=3.40.50.300; cog=COG0433; ko=KO:K06915; pfam=PF05872; smart=SM00382; superfamily=52540), whose protein sequence is MATTEIKSGDTDAKIFIGKGEEPAWLTLGVANRHGLVTGATGTGKTVSLQVMAEGFARAGVPVFAADIKGDLSGISEVGEAKDFILQRAKQMGLSFQPDQFSTIFWDVFGEQGHPVRATVSEMGPLLLSRMMDLNDVQEGVLNIAFRVADEQGLLLMDMKDLRAILSFVAEHAAELTTQYGNVSKQTIGTIQRQLLVLENQGADKFFGEPALQLKDFMRTDSDGRGMINILVADKLMQSPQLYATFLLWMLSELFEELPEAGDPPKPKLVFFFDEAHLLFNDAPKALMDKIEQVVRLIRSKGVGVYFVTQNPIDVPDKVLAQLGNRVQHALRAFTPRDQKAVAAAAQTFRANPKLNTAEVITQLGKGEALVSFLEGNGIPAIVERVMVRPPTARIGPITPEERKAIMAASPVKGKYDTTIDSESAYEVLQKRIAGTAATADGSAGGGGILGQIGSIVGTIFGTNVPRGKLSTGQVIARNVTRSVSNKVVGGIVASVGKSVGGSLGSSIGREIVRGALGGILKR, encoded by the coding sequence ATGGCGACGACCGAGATCAAGAGCGGCGATACCGACGCAAAAATCTTCATTGGCAAGGGCGAAGAGCCGGCCTGGCTGACGCTTGGCGTCGCCAATCGCCACGGCCTCGTCACCGGTGCCACGGGAACGGGAAAAACCGTCTCGCTGCAAGTGATGGCGGAGGGATTTGCGCGCGCTGGCGTCCCGGTGTTCGCCGCCGACATCAAGGGTGACCTGTCGGGAATCTCCGAAGTCGGCGAAGCCAAGGATTTTATCCTGCAACGCGCCAAGCAAATGGGTCTTTCGTTCCAGCCCGACCAGTTTTCGACGATTTTCTGGGACGTGTTCGGCGAGCAGGGCCATCCGGTGCGCGCCACGGTCTCGGAAATGGGGCCGCTGCTGCTGTCGCGGATGATGGATCTCAACGATGTGCAGGAAGGCGTGCTGAACATCGCGTTCCGCGTCGCCGATGAGCAGGGCCTGCTGCTGATGGACATGAAGGATCTGCGCGCGATCCTTTCCTTCGTCGCGGAACACGCCGCCGAGCTCACCACGCAATATGGCAATGTTTCCAAGCAGACCATCGGCACCATCCAGCGCCAGCTGCTGGTGCTGGAAAACCAGGGCGCCGACAAGTTCTTCGGCGAACCGGCGCTGCAACTGAAGGATTTCATGCGCACCGACAGCGACGGCCGCGGCATGATCAACATTCTGGTCGCGGACAAGCTGATGCAGAGCCCGCAGCTTTATGCGACCTTCCTGCTGTGGATGCTGTCGGAACTGTTCGAGGAACTGCCGGAGGCCGGCGATCCGCCGAAGCCGAAACTGGTGTTCTTTTTCGACGAGGCGCATCTGCTGTTCAACGACGCGCCGAAGGCGCTGATGGACAAGATCGAACAGGTGGTCCGCCTGATCCGCTCCAAGGGCGTCGGCGTCTACTTCGTTACGCAAAACCCGATCGACGTGCCGGACAAGGTGCTGGCGCAGCTCGGCAACCGCGTCCAGCACGCGTTGCGCGCCTTCACGCCGCGCGACCAGAAGGCGGTCGCCGCGGCGGCGCAGACGTTCCGCGCCAATCCGAAGCTGAACACCGCCGAGGTCATCACCCAGCTCGGCAAGGGTGAGGCGCTGGTCTCGTTCCTGGAAGGCAACGGCATCCCGGCGATAGTCGAACGCGTCATGGTGCGGCCGCCGACCGCGCGGATCGGGCCGATCACGCCGGAGGAGCGCAAGGCGATCATGGCGGCGAGCCCGGTGAAGGGCAAATACGACACCACCATCGATTCCGAATCCGCCTATGAGGTGCTGCAGAAGCGCATCGCCGGCACGGCCGCGACCGCCGACGGGTCGGCGGGCGGCGGCGGTATCCTGGGGCAGATCGGATCGATTGTCGGCACCATCTTCGGCACCAATGTGCCGCGCGGCAAACTATCAACCGGACAGGTGATTGCGCGAAACGTCACCCGCTCGGTCTCCAACAAGGTGGTCGGCGGCATCGTCGCCAGCGTTGGCAAGTCGGTGGGCGGCTCGCTCGGCAGTTCGATCGGCCGCGAGATCGTGCGCGGCGCGCTGGGCGGGATTTTGAAGAGGTAG
- a CDS encoding hypothetical protein (product_source=Hypo-rule applied; pfam=PF09594; transmembrane_helix_parts=Inside_1_8,TMhelix_9_26,Outside_27_71,TMhelix_72_94,Inside_95_113,TMhelix_114_131,Outside_132_134,TMhelix_135_152,Inside_153_158,TMhelix_159_181,Outside_182_185,TMhelix_186_208,Inside_209_274,TMhelix_275_297,Outside_298_316,TMhelix_317_334,Inside_335_338,TMhelix_339_361,Outside_362_375,TMhelix_376_393,Inside_394_416), with protein sequence MSREFLRRHWPWIVLFVAAAAYYPRFMHPGGMELYRHAAECVWTQQVLQVCDRAFTYPPAFAFVMLPFVAMPVWLAVPLWYLITLACTAWCLVLCKKLALQLIPGPWKGNDLRWFHGISFLLSLKFILAVYEDQAYDLLVLPLTLWGLLALVDRRNMAGATSLAIAAALKVTPLIFLPYLLFKRRFAAAGVFVVVLLAVSFLPDLLFTPQGGAHGYFVTWVHEVAAPGLFENAAATKYAFWDTANPFNLSLRGMIALGIDQTSYQPSFMLILRLVQVVFIAAVGILFLMALGWEMIAVEGSLLIIAMLMLSPMSGRGHFVQLMLPYCVLIAAWIKDRRTAWLGAAVLGVSFILCTGIPRDIVPRAYTEFMRMHSDIAWGTLVLIVYLAAIVWNPQRWGIARVRPDAQPVATASVTA encoded by the coding sequence ATGTCCCGCGAATTTCTTCGCCGTCACTGGCCATGGATCGTGCTGTTCGTCGCGGCGGCGGCGTATTATCCTCGCTTCATGCATCCCGGCGGCATGGAGCTGTATCGTCACGCCGCCGAATGTGTCTGGACCCAGCAGGTCCTGCAGGTCTGCGACCGCGCCTTCACCTATCCGCCAGCCTTCGCCTTCGTGATGCTGCCCTTCGTCGCGATGCCGGTCTGGCTCGCGGTGCCGCTCTGGTACCTGATCACGCTGGCCTGCACGGCATGGTGTCTCGTGCTGTGCAAGAAGCTGGCGCTGCAGTTGATCCCCGGTCCGTGGAAAGGCAACGACCTGCGCTGGTTTCACGGGATCAGCTTCCTGCTCAGCTTGAAATTCATCCTCGCTGTTTATGAAGACCAGGCCTACGACCTGCTGGTGCTGCCGCTGACATTGTGGGGCCTCCTGGCGCTGGTCGATCGGCGCAATATGGCCGGCGCGACGTCGCTGGCGATCGCCGCGGCGCTCAAGGTGACGCCGCTGATCTTCCTGCCCTATCTGCTGTTCAAGCGCCGCTTTGCTGCGGCCGGCGTGTTCGTCGTCGTGCTGCTCGCGGTGTCATTTCTGCCGGATCTGCTCTTCACCCCGCAGGGCGGCGCGCACGGCTATTTCGTCACCTGGGTGCACGAAGTCGCCGCGCCCGGCCTGTTCGAGAACGCCGCCGCGACGAAATATGCGTTCTGGGACACCGCCAATCCGTTCAACCTGTCACTGCGCGGCATGATCGCGCTGGGCATCGACCAGACATCGTACCAGCCAAGCTTCATGCTGATCCTGCGCCTCGTGCAGGTCGTCTTCATCGCCGCGGTCGGCATCTTGTTCCTGATGGCGCTCGGCTGGGAGATGATCGCAGTCGAAGGCTCGCTGCTGATCATCGCGATGCTGATGCTGTCGCCCATGTCCGGTCGCGGACATTTCGTCCAGCTGATGCTGCCCTATTGCGTGCTGATCGCCGCCTGGATCAAGGATCGCCGCACCGCCTGGCTCGGCGCCGCCGTGCTCGGCGTCAGCTTCATCCTCTGTACCGGCATTCCGCGCGACATCGTGCCGCGCGCCTATACCGAGTTCATGCGCATGCATAGCGACATCGCCTGGGGCACGCTGGTGCTGATCGTGTATCTGGCCGCGATCGTGTGGAATCCGCAGCGATGGGGGATTGCGCGAGTGCGGCCCGACGCTCAGCCTGTCGCTACCGCAAGCGTCACCGCTTGA
- a CDS encoding hypothetical protein (product_source=Hypo-rule applied; pfam=PF09594; transmembrane_helix_parts=Inside_1_19,TMhelix_20_42,Outside_43_81,TMhelix_82_104,Inside_105_124,TMhelix_125_143,Outside_144_147,TMhelix_148_165,Inside_166_171,TMhelix_172_191,Outside_192_200,TMhelix_201_218,Inside_219_296,TMhelix_297_319,Outside_320_333,TMhelix_334_356,Inside_357_376,TMhelix_377_399,Outside_400_437): MTRDDGQMPVLRWPSLRQPLDVLFLVTCVLLTADVLVPEIFGHGKTKDYSLWFWAGQQVLHGGDLYQKVTNGALDFIYPPLPAILLAIPSFFGKIPLYLGLSVLNSAAWAITSQLSNAMTGSQKIPAPWLAALPGFATVTFVFDMYDLGQPNLVLLAMMLLGFWWMQKDRPWLGGSMFALATAIKVFPVAVLPYLLWRRRWAASASMIACTALLLVVLPAPIRGYERNVNELKTWFSAMVGSSSEKGFGQRDEQNWSWVNQSIIAVTHRLVRPINYFQDDPKRAPATMNVIDVDYKTANWIVLGVSALIGLGFILVIPAQSKITPRSDAEELGILFCLMTVASPLARQYYFMWLFLPLTVLMHRAAFDERPAVRTGTWWLLGVVGVLMALSLPVFPAMLQAWGNNLLATALLAGGLIWHMHHPPALLDSSQVPESLA; this comes from the coding sequence TTGACGAGAGATGACGGCCAGATGCCGGTGTTGCGATGGCCATCCCTGCGGCAGCCGCTGGATGTGCTGTTTCTGGTGACCTGCGTGCTGCTGACCGCCGACGTGCTGGTCCCGGAAATATTCGGCCACGGCAAGACCAAGGATTATTCGCTGTGGTTCTGGGCCGGACAGCAGGTGCTTCATGGCGGCGACCTCTATCAAAAGGTCACCAACGGCGCGCTGGATTTCATCTATCCGCCGCTGCCCGCAATCCTGCTGGCGATCCCGAGTTTCTTTGGGAAAATCCCGCTCTATCTCGGCCTTTCGGTCCTGAATTCGGCAGCGTGGGCGATCACCAGCCAGCTCTCCAATGCGATGACCGGCTCGCAGAAAATTCCGGCGCCGTGGCTGGCAGCACTGCCGGGCTTCGCCACCGTCACCTTCGTGTTCGACATGTACGATCTCGGCCAGCCCAATCTGGTGCTGCTGGCCATGATGCTGCTCGGCTTCTGGTGGATGCAAAAGGATCGGCCGTGGCTTGGCGGCAGCATGTTCGCGCTGGCCACCGCCATCAAGGTGTTTCCGGTGGCGGTGCTGCCCTATCTGTTGTGGCGGCGGCGCTGGGCTGCTTCCGCGAGCATGATCGCGTGCACGGCGCTGCTGCTGGTCGTGTTGCCGGCGCCGATCCGCGGCTATGAGCGCAACGTCAACGAGCTGAAGACTTGGTTCTCGGCGATGGTCGGCTCCAGTTCGGAAAAGGGTTTTGGCCAGCGCGACGAGCAGAACTGGTCGTGGGTCAATCAATCCATCATCGCGGTGACGCACCGGTTGGTGCGGCCGATCAACTATTTCCAGGATGATCCGAAGCGGGCGCCGGCCACCATGAACGTGATCGACGTCGACTACAAAACCGCGAACTGGATCGTGCTCGGCGTCTCCGCATTGATCGGGCTTGGATTCATCCTGGTGATTCCCGCGCAATCAAAGATCACGCCACGGTCGGATGCCGAAGAGCTGGGGATCCTGTTCTGCCTGATGACGGTGGCATCGCCGCTGGCGCGGCAATATTACTTCATGTGGCTGTTCCTGCCGCTCACCGTGCTGATGCATCGCGCCGCCTTCGATGAACGACCGGCGGTGCGCACGGGCACATGGTGGCTGCTCGGCGTTGTCGGCGTGCTGATGGCGCTGTCGCTGCCGGTGTTTCCGGCCATGCTGCAGGCGTGGGGCAACAATCTGCTGGCCACCGCGCTGCTCGCCGGCGGCCTGATCTGGCATATGCACCATCCGCCGGCGCTGCTAGATTCGTCTCAGGTTCCCGAGAGTCTTGCCTAA
- a CDS encoding acetylornithine deacetylase/succinyl-diaminopimelate desuccinylase-like protein (product_source=COG0624; cath_funfam=3.40.630.10; cog=COG0624; pfam=PF01546,PF07687; superfamily=53187), translating to MSSTSQLQPVLDRIDADFDKSLERLFALLRIKSISADPAFAEDCKKAAAHLAGEIASLGFNTEVRPTAGHPAIVATAKGNTGARPHVLFYGHYDVQPVDPLELWHRPPFEPVVTDHADGRKIIVARGAQDDKGQLSTFVEACRAWVAVTGALPLDLTIVIEGEEEVGSKNFVPFLEANKKDLAADFALVCDTGMWDSNTPAITTSLRGLVYEEVKIHAANRDLHSGIYGGGAQNPIRVLTRILGGLHDDNGRITIPGFYDGVKDLPDDILAQWKKLGLTADSFLKPIGLSIPAGEKDRELIEQISSRPTCDINGIVGGYTGEGSKTVIAAHASAKVSFRIVEGQDPRKIRDAFRAYVTARLPGDCTAEFLDHSNAPAIALDWNMKPLAAARIALTDEWGKEALLIGSGASIPIVADFKRTLGLDTVLIGFGLDDDNIHSPNEKYDLKSFHKGIRSWARILAALAAAPK from the coding sequence ATGTCCAGCACCTCGCAGCTTCAGCCGGTTCTCGATCGCATCGATGCCGATTTCGACAAGAGTCTGGAGCGCCTGTTCGCGCTGCTGCGGATCAAGTCGATCTCCGCCGATCCGGCCTTTGCCGAGGACTGCAAGAAGGCGGCGGCGCATCTTGCCGGCGAGATCGCTTCGCTGGGGTTCAACACCGAAGTGCGGCCGACCGCCGGGCATCCGGCCATCGTCGCCACCGCCAAGGGCAACACCGGCGCGCGGCCGCATGTGCTGTTCTACGGCCATTACGATGTACAGCCGGTCGATCCGCTGGAGCTGTGGCATCGGCCGCCGTTCGAGCCTGTGGTCACCGACCATGCCGATGGCCGCAAGATCATCGTCGCGCGCGGTGCACAGGACGACAAGGGCCAGCTCTCCACCTTCGTGGAAGCCTGCCGCGCCTGGGTGGCGGTGACAGGCGCGCTGCCACTCGATCTCACCATCGTCATCGAGGGCGAGGAGGAAGTCGGCTCGAAGAATTTTGTGCCGTTCCTCGAGGCCAACAAGAAAGATCTTGCCGCGGATTTCGCCCTGGTCTGCGACACCGGCATGTGGGATTCGAACACGCCGGCGATCACCACCTCGCTGCGCGGCCTCGTCTATGAAGAGGTCAAGATCCATGCCGCCAACCGCGACCTGCACTCCGGCATCTATGGCGGCGGCGCGCAGAACCCGATCCGGGTGCTGACGCGGATTCTCGGCGGGCTGCATGACGACAACGGCCGCATCACCATTCCCGGCTTCTATGACGGCGTGAAGGATCTGCCTGACGATATCCTGGCGCAGTGGAAGAAACTCGGCCTCACGGCCGATTCATTCCTGAAGCCGATCGGGCTATCGATTCCCGCCGGCGAAAAGGATCGCGAACTGATCGAACAGATATCGTCGCGGCCGACCTGCGATATCAACGGCATCGTCGGCGGCTATACCGGCGAGGGCTCCAAGACCGTGATCGCCGCACATGCCTCGGCGAAGGTTTCGTTCCGAATTGTCGAGGGCCAGGACCCCAGGAAGATCCGCGATGCGTTCCGCGCTTATGTCACCGCGCGCCTGCCCGGCGACTGCACGGCGGAGTTTCTCGACCACTCCAACGCGCCGGCGATCGCGCTCGACTGGAACATGAAACCGCTCGCGGCCGCGCGGATCGCCCTGACCGACGAATGGGGCAAGGAAGCGCTGCTGATCGGCTCGGGCGCCTCGATCCCGATCGTCGCCGACTTCAAGCGCACGCTGGGCCTCGACACCGTGCTGATCGGCTTCGGGCTGGACGACGACAACATCCATTCGCCGAACGAGAAGTATGATCTCAAGAGCTTCCACAAGGGGATTCGGTCATGGGCGCGGATTTTGGCCGCGCTGGCCGCCGCGCCGAAGTAG
- a CDS encoding ribulose-5-phosphate 4-epimerase/fuculose-1-phosphate aldolase (product_source=COG0235; cath_funfam=3.40.225.10; cog=COG0235; pfam=PF00596; superfamily=53639): MSPAEARLKEVSSEMSEAEWAQRVNLAAAYRLVAYYGWDDLVDTHISARVPGPEHHFLINPYGLMFDEITASSLVKIDLDGNMLSESPYNINPAGFTIHSAIHEVREDAGCVMHLHTPDGTAVASCLEGLQPLNQTAQLVTHDLAYHDYEGIALDHDERPRLQKDLGEKNFMLLRNHGTLTVGRSVASAFERMFHLERACTMQVRTRMLGPVAYPVEQAVIDKNTEVVSNPDRAELRSTRLVWPPLLRKLDRLDPSYKT; the protein is encoded by the coding sequence ATGTCACCAGCCGAAGCTCGCCTCAAGGAAGTGTCGTCCGAGATGTCGGAGGCCGAATGGGCCCAGCGCGTCAACCTCGCCGCCGCCTATCGCCTGGTGGCCTATTACGGCTGGGACGACCTGGTCGACACCCATATCTCCGCGCGCGTGCCCGGCCCCGAGCATCACTTCCTGATCAATCCTTATGGCCTGATGTTCGACGAGATCACCGCCTCCAGCCTGGTAAAGATCGACCTCGACGGCAACATGCTGAGCGAGAGCCCGTACAACATCAATCCCGCCGGCTTCACCATCCATTCGGCGATTCACGAAGTCCGCGAGGACGCCGGCTGCGTGATGCATCTGCACACCCCGGACGGCACCGCCGTCGCCTCCTGCCTGGAAGGCCTGCAGCCGCTGAACCAGACCGCGCAGCTCGTCACCCACGATCTCGCTTATCACGACTATGAAGGCATCGCGCTGGACCACGACGAGCGCCCGCGCCTGCAGAAGGATCTCGGCGAGAAGAACTTCATGCTGTTGCGCAACCACGGCACGCTGACGGTGGGCCGCTCGGTGGCCTCCGCCTTCGAGCGCATGTTCCATCTGGAGCGTGCCTGCACCATGCAGGTCCGCACCCGCATGCTCGGCCCCGTGGCCTATCCGGTCGAGCAGGCCGTGATCGACAAGAACACCGAAGTGGTGTCGAACCCCGACCGCGCCGAACTGCGCTCGACCCGGCTGGTCTGGCCGCCGCTGCTGCGCAAGCTCGACCGCCTCGACCCCTCTTACAAAACCTGA
- a CDS encoding GntR family transcriptional regulator/MocR family aminotransferase (product_source=KO:K00375; cath_funfam=1.10.10.10,3.40.640.10; cog=COG1167; ko=KO:K00375; pfam=PF00155,PF00392; smart=SM00345; superfamily=46785,53383) — protein MGELLAGLIDVELQSGGNATLTRQLYDRLRATILTGSLPPGHRLPSSRELARQLGVSRNTVSFVVDQLVMEGYLDVAQGRRPTVAAATNAGLVAGRQISRGGPRALRTSRWAERLRKADWPFVMEGRPKPLAPAHADARAFPHDIWARCLRRAARHALTGTAAVNRASLQAALLRHLVEHRGVRAEARQIIVMPSAQASIELIARVLLNAGDIAWLESPGYGGARAALEAAGAAVRGVALDRSGLAFKGRRDRPRLIFVTPSHQHPTGRLMPANRRQELLTFANEVGAAIIEDDYDSEFHYDGRPVAALQGLDDTGRVFYVGTFSKSTFADIRSGYAIVPANLVDVFETAQRHSGQIVPAPMQDALAEFIDDGHFVAHIRKMTRIYRARRDRLVQALGAAAGDHLRIEPPAGGMQLLAHLDPHHDDRDISARLAEAGVTARPLSRHFTGAITGQGLFLGFAAWNEQEIDAGAAVIGRVLRELAASTSRPDGARKRRLKA, from the coding sequence ATGGGCGAACTTCTCGCGGGACTGATCGATGTCGAGCTGCAATCGGGAGGCAACGCGACCCTGACGCGCCAGCTCTACGATCGGCTGCGCGCGACGATCCTGACGGGTTCTCTGCCGCCGGGTCATCGTTTGCCGTCCAGCCGCGAACTCGCCCGGCAGCTTGGCGTGTCGCGCAACACCGTTTCGTTCGTCGTCGATCAATTGGTGATGGAAGGCTATCTGGACGTGGCCCAGGGCCGACGTCCAACCGTTGCAGCAGCGACGAACGCCGGGCTGGTGGCCGGCCGACAAATCTCCCGCGGCGGACCAAGGGCCTTGCGCACATCGCGCTGGGCCGAGCGGCTGCGCAAGGCCGATTGGCCCTTCGTGATGGAGGGCCGGCCGAAGCCGTTGGCGCCGGCACATGCCGACGCGCGCGCGTTTCCGCACGACATCTGGGCGCGCTGTCTGCGACGCGCGGCCCGTCACGCGCTGACGGGTACCGCGGCCGTCAATCGCGCGTCGTTACAGGCTGCACTGCTCCGGCATCTGGTGGAGCATCGCGGCGTCAGGGCTGAAGCGCGACAGATCATCGTCATGCCCTCCGCCCAGGCGTCGATCGAACTGATCGCCCGGGTTCTGCTCAACGCAGGCGATATCGCCTGGCTCGAAAGTCCCGGCTATGGCGGAGCGCGCGCCGCGCTGGAGGCCGCCGGCGCTGCCGTACGCGGTGTGGCGCTGGATCGCAGCGGCCTCGCCTTCAAGGGCCGGCGCGATCGGCCGCGGCTGATATTCGTCACCCCCTCCCATCAACACCCCACCGGTCGGTTGATGCCCGCTAATCGACGACAGGAACTGCTGACCTTTGCGAACGAAGTCGGCGCGGCGATCATCGAGGACGACTACGACAGCGAATTCCATTATGACGGCCGACCGGTCGCAGCCTTGCAGGGCCTCGACGACACCGGCCGCGTCTTCTATGTCGGCACCTTCTCGAAATCGACGTTCGCGGATATCCGCAGCGGCTACGCCATCGTGCCTGCCAATCTGGTGGACGTCTTCGAAACCGCGCAACGCCACAGCGGCCAGATCGTGCCGGCTCCGATGCAGGATGCCCTGGCCGAATTCATCGACGACGGTCACTTCGTCGCGCATATCCGCAAGATGACGCGCATCTATCGCGCCCGGCGCGACCGGCTGGTGCAGGCGCTCGGCGCGGCCGCTGGCGACCATCTGAGGATCGAACCGCCGGCCGGCGGCATGCAGCTGCTGGCTCATCTCGATCCCCATCACGACGATCGCGACATCTCGGCTCGTCTGGCCGAGGCCGGCGTGACGGCGCGACCGCTGTCGCGCCATTTCACCGGCGCGATCACCGGTCAGGGCCTGTTCCTCGGCTTTGCGGCATGGAACGAACAGGAGATCGACGCTGGCGCCGCCGTGATCGGCCGGGTGCTGCGCGAGCTGGCCGCATCCACCAGCCGCCCCGACGGTGCCCGGAAGCGCCGCCTGAAAGCATGA
- a CDS encoding drug/metabolite transporter (DMT)-like permease (product_source=COG0697; cog=COG0697; pfam=PF00892; superfamily=103481; transmembrane_helix_parts=Inside_1_20,TMhelix_21_39,Outside_40_48,TMhelix_49_68,Inside_69_80,TMhelix_81_103,Outside_104_107,TMhelix_108_130,Inside_131_138,TMhelix_139_161,Outside_162_164,TMhelix_165_186,Inside_187_197,TMhelix_198_217,Outside_218_221,TMhelix_222_244,Inside_245_256,TMhelix_257_279,Outside_280_282,TMhelix_283_305,Inside_306_324), with the protein MAPGFAMAEPMTEHILSRRTSLLLFAVVVVMWGLNWVVTKTLVQSVSPLWATAIRSAIATVTLLAVLLARRQFIVPRRGDVPVVLTIAILHMGAFSALVGFGLQFVAVGRSIVLGYTTPLWVAPAAWLLLREPMTRPRLAGIALGLAGLAIMFNPLAFNWTDSNALIGNGLLLLAALCWAANIVYVRGHAWISTPFQLVFWQALLATGILSTLALAIDGVPHVVWTSTLASAFLYAGIGGTALAHWAMVTINRSLPAVVTSLGLLATPVVGVAASAIFLGESISPSLILAMAMILGGIAIGTIPHRKSDATSRSTQPIPGAVRM; encoded by the coding sequence ATGGCACCGGGATTTGCGATGGCGGAGCCAATGACCGAACACATTCTATCTCGCCGCACATCGCTGTTGTTGTTTGCCGTCGTGGTCGTGATGTGGGGCTTGAACTGGGTGGTGACGAAAACGCTTGTGCAAAGCGTGTCTCCGCTATGGGCCACGGCGATCCGCTCCGCGATTGCCACCGTCACTTTGCTTGCCGTCCTGCTCGCGCGCCGGCAATTCATCGTGCCGCGCCGCGGCGACGTTCCGGTCGTCCTCACCATCGCGATCCTGCACATGGGGGCGTTTTCGGCGCTTGTCGGCTTTGGACTGCAGTTCGTCGCGGTCGGCCGCTCAATCGTGCTGGGCTACACCACGCCGCTGTGGGTCGCTCCCGCGGCATGGCTGTTGCTGCGCGAGCCGATGACGCGACCCCGGCTGGCGGGAATTGCATTGGGCCTGGCCGGGCTCGCGATCATGTTCAACCCGCTGGCCTTCAACTGGACCGACAGCAATGCGTTGATCGGCAACGGCCTGCTGCTGCTGGCGGCGCTGTGCTGGGCCGCCAATATCGTGTACGTCCGCGGCCACGCTTGGATATCGACGCCGTTTCAACTCGTGTTCTGGCAGGCGCTGCTGGCGACCGGCATCCTGTCGACGCTCGCTCTGGCGATCGATGGCGTGCCGCATGTCGTCTGGACGTCGACGCTTGCCAGCGCATTCCTCTATGCCGGCATCGGCGGGACGGCGCTTGCCCATTGGGCGATGGTGACGATCAACCGCAGCCTGCCGGCCGTTGTGACGTCACTCGGCCTGCTGGCAACGCCGGTGGTTGGCGTCGCCGCGTCGGCGATCTTTCTTGGCGAGTCGATCAGCCCCTCTCTGATACTTGCCATGGCGATGATCCTGGGCGGCATCGCCATCGGGACTATTCCGCACCGGAAAAGCGACGCCACGTCACGCTCCACGCAACCGATTCCCGGCGCCGTTCGGATGTGA